The genomic stretch GTTGAAGAGGAGATGACATCCGGTGGTATTGTAAAAATTCTCCTTGAGTTTCGTTTCCTCGTCCGTGGCACCGGGTGAAGTGGCAAAAGAATTGGTCACATCAAGTGGCTCCAACTCATCTTCTTGCTGACAAGCACACAAACAACCTGTCAAAGCAATCATAAAAATTAATATTTCTGATTTCATATTTCTTTCGTTTATATATCTGTTAATTACCGACAGGTATCGATTTCCCTTTGCGAACCGGGCGTTGGTTTGTTTGTAGTGTATTCTGAAAATCCAAAACTTCTTTGGGGAGCGTCAGCGTGTAGGCTGCGTCGTTTTCCTCCAAAACATATTCCACGATTTCGGTTGGGGTTGAGATGACAGGATAGAAACCTGATTTCACGTATTTGATATAACGATGTGTAATCTTTTTAGAGTACGGGAATTTGTCACACACTGTATAACGACGCAAATCAAACCAACGATGACCTTCAAAGCATAGTTCGCACTGACGTTCGCGGCGGATGAGGTCCACTAATTCTTTTCCGCTTTCAGTCACGTCATGGCTTTCTTTTAGGCGATGATCCCGTAGCGTTTTGATCATTGTGCGGGCTGTTGTCTCGTCTCCCGAATAAGCTGCCGCTTCCGCTGCATTTAAGTATGCCTCCGCTGTCCGGAACATAAAATGGTCGGAAGATTCCTTATAACCGTATTCCCAGCCCTTTACCTTTGAGAGTACCCATGCATCCGTGTAGACATAATTCGTCGATATACCTCCTATGGATTCTTTCATGATATAATATTGTGTGCGCCAATCATTATCGCCTTCGATAAAAGCCGAGAGTAAATCTTTGGAAACGACGTAAGCCGGATACTTATTCTCTTCTTCTCTAGAACAATACATGCAACCGGCCAATGGATATCCTCCCATGGAGAAAATGGTTTCGGGCGACGCTTTGGTTAATACTTCCGTATCCGGGGTATGTGAATTCAGGTTCAATAATCCGTCACGCTTATCCAATACCAAGTTTGCATATTCTAAGGCTTTCTTCCAATTTTGCATGTAAAGATATACCCTGCTTTTTAATAAATAAACGGTAATAATATCCGCCCGGTAAGGATAGTTTTTCACTTCGTTATCTTTTAGATGAGTTTCGGCTTCATCCAAATCGTTAAGAACCTGGGTATATACTTCCTCTACCGTGTTGACGGTATAATCCTTGTCCTCCACGTACTCTGTTAATTTGATCGGTATGGCCGGAGTATTTAGCGTTTTGGTACAATACGGTTGTCCGTATAAATTACCCAAGGTGAAATAATAAAGAGCTCGCAGGAAATGAGTTTCTCCCTTGATACGTTTTTTTTGTAGTTCTTCCACTTGATTATTCACGGACAGGTCATTGACGGAAGCCAGTACCATGTTGCAAATATTGATACAGGAATACGCCTGCTTCCAGTCTCTGCTTTCCGAAGTACGCGAATTACCCTCGTATGGTAGACCGACGCTTTGTTGCCACGTGTACCAACCGAACATCTGGGGTTGTATTCCGGCAAGATCGCCTATATTGCTTCGTTCATTAAAAGCCAATTCGTCTGCCATGTGATGGGTTGCTTGAAAGAAAGCATTCACGGGTGATACTCCGTAAGTATTATTTTCGAATCTGCCTGATGGCAAATAGCCTTTTCCCAATAGTACTTCATCCAGATCGGAAAAAGTTTCCACTTTAGCGAGGTCCTGCGAGTATTCTTCCAAAAAACGGGAACATCCGCAGAATAAACTTGCCACGCAACATAGAACAAGTATTTTTTTCATGTAATCGATGTTTTAGAATGAAACAGTTAATCCTAAAGTATATGTAGGCCGATCGCTCAACTGGATGCTGGCGAAACCTCCTTGGGTCGGGGTTTGTCCCTTCAGTTCTTTAGCCGAAATCGTGAACAGGTTCGTGGCTGAAAATGATACATCCAACCGTGACAACCGCAATTTTTTCAGCATCGTTTCAGTGAATTGATAGGTTAGGCCCAAATTGGAGCATTTCAAATAATTGCCGCTCACGACACGGTGGTCGCCGTAATCATACATTTCCCACACGGAAGTAGCCAAAGGCTGAATATCCTGATATTTATCGCTCCAATGTCTTTCATACAGAGAATAATTATCATCTCCTTTTCCTATAATAGCCGGAATGTTCGTGTGGCGCTCATCTCCCGGTTTGCGCCAGCGATTTAAGAAGAACTTGCTGACGTTATTTTCGGGTCGGATGTTCTGGGCATCCATCACCGCATCGCTAGCTGCGTTGTAAATAGCAAACAGGCGAATTTTGTTACCGAGGCTGTATGCGAAGTTTCCGTTCAGCCGGATATTTTTCCAACGTAACGTGGTATTTAAGTTACCCGATATGGTTGGTTCACGTCGTCCGGAGGGAGTCAGGACACGAGTATATGTGTCGTATTTATTCAAACCGCGTAATATTTCGGGATTGTCTGCATAATCGTCGAACATCGGTCCGCCATTCACAGGACTCAGCCCGATGAATTTGTAGGAATAAAAAGTGCCGATCGGTTTGCCTTTCACGAGAGCCGAACCGTTGAGGAAGTTTGAAAGTTCATACTGATCGACATCTACTTTACTCTTCATTTTATTGAACGTTTTGGAAATAGACGTCGATACGGACCAGAACCAATCTTGAGATTGGTACGGCATGAACGTCAGAGAAACATTATACCCGTGATTATCAATATCACCTTGATTTACTTGGTAAATATCATTGGGAACCCCGTTCATCATCGCGATGGATTTATCCATAAAAGCATCCTCCGTGTGTTTCCACCAATACTCGGCTTCTATCATCACTTTTCTCTGAAACAGTCCAAGTTCCATGCCTAAATTGTAAGAAGTGGTGGTTTCCCATTTCAAGTTCGGGTTGGGATAGCGTGAAACGGAAGCCACGTTCTCTCCGAAATGAGAATTTAGCGGTTCTTTGGAAATAATCATTACCGGACTTTGATCACTGAGCATGTTTCCTTGGTAACCAAACGATGCTTTCAGACGGAGAAAGTCCAACCACTTTGTCTCTTTCAAGCCGGGTAACTCCGAAATGTTCCAGTTGGCAGAAGCCGACCAGATAGGCAACAGTTTGTCGTTACTTTGGTCTCCGAATGCGTTGGAGCCATCCACGCGAGCATTGGTATTCACGGTAAAATAGTTGTAGTAACTATAAGATATGGAAGCATAGCTTGATATGGTATTACTTTTACCATCAGTCATTCTAGCGGGATTTTGTAGCACCCACTGGGCATAATCGGGAAATTTCTCATGATCAATGTCATTCACAAAACTCATGCCCCGGTCTTTGTAATAACCACGTTCGGTGCGTGAATAACCTCGGTTGCGGGTAGAACTCATTT from Butyricimonas virosa encodes the following:
- a CDS encoding RagB/SusD family nutrient uptake outer membrane protein, whose protein sequence is MKKILVLCCVASLFCGCSRFLEEYSQDLAKVETFSDLDEVLLGKGYLPSGRFENNTYGVSPVNAFFQATHHMADELAFNERSNIGDLAGIQPQMFGWYTWQQSVGLPYEGNSRTSESRDWKQAYSCINICNMVLASVNDLSVNNQVEELQKKRIKGETHFLRALYYFTLGNLYGQPYCTKTLNTPAIPIKLTEYVEDKDYTVNTVEEVYTQVLNDLDEAETHLKDNEVKNYPYRADIITVYLLKSRVYLYMQNWKKALEYANLVLDKRDGLLNLNSHTPDTEVLTKASPETIFSMGGYPLAGCMYCSREEENKYPAYVVSKDLLSAFIEGDNDWRTQYYIMKESIGGISTNYVYTDAWVLSKVKGWEYGYKESSDHFMFRTAEAYLNAAEAAAYSGDETTARTMIKTLRDHRLKESHDVTESGKELVDLIRRERQCELCFEGHRWFDLRRYTVCDKFPYSKKITHRYIKYVKSGFYPVISTPTEIVEYVLEENDAAYTLTLPKEVLDFQNTLQTNQRPVRKGKSIPVGN